Genomic segment of Penaeus monodon isolate SGIC_2016 unplaced genomic scaffold, NSTDA_Pmon_1 PmonScaffold_15172, whole genome shotgun sequence:
GGTGATTAGACTTTTGGGCCTTACCGGCCTTCTTGCAGCTTTCCGGAAGTTTTGGGTGGCATGATGCATCGTACTTACGGCACGGAAGAATGAAGCCCCCActcactttttccattttattttcgaAGCGCAGGACAGCCTACGCGTACAGGACCAGACTACTGGCTCATCTGAGGTTCGTTTCCAATTGCCAGGCCGTCGCAATCTGACTCAGTTCAACGGGGCGCCTATAAAAGCTAAGCTCGACAAAACAGCGATAAGGTCCCACGATCACCAGTGCAATTGCGAAGAGagtgacaataatagcaaatagGGCCAGTTCAAAAGTGTCAATTGAGCTAACCCTGGAGTACCGGGGCATCAAATCGTCGCTCGCGAATCCCTTCTTGCTATTATATCGCTTGACTaacgtaaatgtccagcaaaATATCTCTGTTTCCAGAGAATATTTGCATttcactgccctcagcggttttcTTTCTACCCATTTACCCCCccggtgacaagggaacactacacctctcctcaggACCCGCAGCTCTCTCATCACAGGAAACCGTGTATAGAGAGGCCCAAGCAGTCTGAGGCGAGACATATAAGGTGTCCTTTTTATCATCCtgatctccttcccctttctgttGGTTCATCGCCACATAGTTCCTCGAGGACTTTGTATTCGTTGGGTGGTGCGCTGCTTAACCTGTTGTCCCTTTGagcaaggtttggcaataagggagcggccAAACACAAAAGCTCCGACCTTAGTGCCACTGGGAGAACGCaaaccagtctgccactagagggggtcgagccTAGCTTCTTctttaccccttctctctctccctcatcataCTCACCTGTCATCCCTCACCTGGCCACTTCACCCCTCTCAACCCTGACCCAGCAACCAAAATGACCCAAAATCAAAATTTGTAAGCTCTGGTGGTCCACACCACAAAAGCGTGAGAGACCTAGCCAATGCACTGTTTGGGCACAGATCAGAGTACTGCGGTACTTCACCAGTCATGATGGCTACCGCATTGACGAGGACGACAAACCATGCCGAGCAGCtttctcgaaggatgtcgtcctgACCCTTGAAAAACTTGGCTTCTCCCCATAATTCCCATTGATAATGACGGCTAAGACTTACGATTGTCTTAAGAACACTGGCCCGAAACAAGTGTGAGTGAGTCGGCATTTAGAGATTGAAGAAGAGATCACCTTTCCTTCCCAGATGCTCTGGTTGAAGACATCATGtcatgaaagaaaatatataaaaaaaagcaagattcTCAGACACGCACACCCAAACCAAGACATCAAAGAGAAGGGGAATtatacctcttcaaggtatatgtTAGCCATGGCAATCGGATTTGAAAGATTTACGCCACTTAAACAATGCATGAAAATCTGCCTTGCTTATGGGCATTCTTAAAACCCAATGCAAGTCAGAAAAAAGAGCCAGATGAACTGAGTGTGGCTCTAACACCCACGCCTTAGGGACTGCAAGAGTCCGTCAAAAATGCCTTAACTGCCGGCGGTGCCCATAGGACATTTAGCAACAGTGTCCCACAGGAAGGAGGCCATGAAAATACTCCCAGTAGAAagttagggagaaagaaaaaagaaaaagaataaaccaTACAGGGCTGTGGCCCAAAAGACAGCACAGGAGACTGGCAGGCTAACTACCAACGCCTGGAAACCCCTAATTAAAACAGGTCCGCcaggaaataaaaacacactaaGGACTGAACCCACCATCCAACCTGGCtctccctaacgatctctccaaGGAGATTTCTCGTAGTCCTCCTGCCATGCTccacatgcaaaatatcattgcccctgaaaaggggtttagaTATCATGCTAAAGTGCACTGGAGGCCAAAATAACCTTCCCGCCTTAGACCTTGGAGAATCTGACTCCTGGGCAATCCTGAAAGTTTCCAACCCCCAGCCAGACTGTTTCAAGGACAGCTGAACAATCCCAGCCCGTGTGCACCCCAGCATCAGCCTGTACAGGCCAGGAAGCCGGAGTCCCAAATTCCTCAGGCTCAGCCCCACTGAGCCCCTGCCCCAGACACTGAACCCTCAGCCTGATGAGATACAGACATGGAGCCCCAGTCAGTTTCCCCCCCCTAAAAGTAACATCCGGCACCCCCCTACATTGCCTCCACCTCTCGTCAATCAGTCAGACCAAAGTCAATAACAATCCCAAGGTCAGCGAGCTTAGGGACCTCCCAGTGATATACCTCTGACCATCTGATGCCCCACCTCCACACCTAACATGGTTCGAGCACGTGAGACATTCACCGATGACGAGGGGCTGGAGAGAGCGCTCATGGACGGAACTGCAACAGACCCGAAACACTATGGGCATCCGGCTCTTTCAGAAAACCCCCCAACAATACCAAGTACTCTGATCGATTCGAAATGGCtcggaaattaaaaataaaagaatttaaagtggttagtaacgaaaaaGAGGCATACATCATGGTTCACAATCAAAAAGACTACACAAACACTCAAGAAGGCCAAAATGCGTatcacaaacgacatgattgatCAATGCCCAGACATAGACAAAATTAAACAACGGGTACTTCCTTgaataaacaacacaataaaacatGCACACCATACACTACCTCACCGCCTCACCATATACACACAACGTTACTCATGGACAACACCCCCCTGAAAAACTGAAACTGTGCAAACACCATACAGAAGACACGCCCAAACATCATactcattaacagccatgggctcataCATACCCCACTCAAAAATCTACATGTCACCACCTACTCTTcacaacaaatcacaagaaagagcGATGGTCGTAGCCAATTTGATCAGAAAGaacgacatctcacacaaaatcatcaataactttcagtcagactttggcagtcgaaataaatacaCACCTGGACCCATTATACTTAGCAACACTATACATTTCCACCAAGAAGACATTTCATACCCaggaacctgacatcttgcagctcatGAGGCATTAAACAAACCAATCTACATCATGGGAGGACTTTAACGCCCAAAACCACGCACTCTTTGGCTAAACCAAACAAACACCGATGGCAGAAGGCCTCGCCTCACTTCATACAACAGGACAGACTCACACACCCggtccacaccacaccaacatttataatacataacactAGCAACAACACCCCGACATAGTCTTGGCAACCACAGAGCACACTTACACCACAatatcacaacaggcgacgtcacatccagcgaccaaCTACCGGTCAttttaacactgtcaacaaaccctatcatgattaCACAACAAAACCCAGAGAATCCTTCAACATGCAAACTGGGGAGGGCTTCAAAACAATCACTTGAAGACACACACGTACTGATCTCGAGGGACcagcccaccacacacaataaaccaCCCACTTGAACAGTGGTACGCAGAATACAGACGGCCCGACAggcaaaatccccaaaaacacacacaagactatCCCTATACAGGAGAAAAAACATCGCTGAAAATTgcttaaaaatacaatacagacaacATACACGACTAACAATACACGGGCTGGGACCATACCATAagcacacgatacagagaaatccaaacacaaatacacacgaaaattaaagtaatgaacaaacaccaaCTGTGGACAACACTCGCGCCAAAGGACTATGTAAAACTCTAAAGACCCCAAGAAAATTGGAGTTCCTTCAAAACATGGGCTCGAACAAacagataatcacatacatattacaacacacacagacagaaggttgactcggtggaggagagggagcctCTCCATTGGAATTctgcaacagaatttccaaatctgcCCAACCGAGGACTCCCGATtccaccacattacagagacGGGTTAACAAAAACTACCTACAaacaacataggaacataatctcccagaaaacatcattcactaaacactctcacagaggacagttcccctctccacaccaatcacttcagaagaaataacaaacacaatcaacgcactaaaaaccaacaacaccaggagctagcaacataaacaaaacacaatcatCGAACATTCTACACCGAATGAATCGAGCAGACTACGCcaatcttcaatgcagcactggcacaCAGGAATTTCCCTGACAAGTTCAAACATGCACACTCCAACTTAATACCCAAACCAGGAAAATCTGCACCGAGGTGGGGAATTTACCGCCCGCATCCACTCCTAGAAGTCCCAGGAAAAACTGCTAGAGCGGGAATgcacagagactcatcccacacattgaaaacaaccaaacacacaacattaggcaTTACTGCTTTCGCCCACAAaggggaccgagagcgccatcgccctcgactacgaggagatcgctctcggtctcgccTAACAAAGCACCAGACGGAACGCAATACTAACGAGATCGTCAGCAAGGCCtgataaggtatggcatgacggtctcaaatacaaactaacaaaCTACACTGCCCACCACACTTCACACGCTTGTCTCATGCAGCTTCCGGATGaaaggactgccacaatacgcctgggagctcacctaggcacccccatccactcagaagtggagtaccacagggaagcgtattatcgccaaccctcatatcctgtacacagccaatctgccatGAACGACACATACCGCAAACTctattcctatgcagacgatatcacacagatatccacacacccctctaaatcacaacattcatggaaacgaacaacagaaagagctatacagcaCATCAACCAAATTGGAGCACCActgaaaatacagacaaacataacaaattcaaactcatacccatagcacgtaggAAAAACACCAACCAATCACGATCAAAACAACCAAACATCATACACCACACAGGAAACATTCTTGGGACTACGACCAAGCACAGGCTTTCACAAAACAcgttaaacaaagaaataagcacaagcaaaaaataacactaacaaaactAAAACGGTTTTTCATGCtgccacaccacaaaacaaaactcaGAATTTACAAAAACAACACGCAGACCATTCTAGAATATATGCTATCCAATGGTGTGCAATACATACTCACAAAAATCcgatgcaatcagtacagaacaaagcataCTCTGGGTTAACACGGCGCAACATTCTAGACGAATTTCGCGAAACActtacacagaacatacagcatggaaaccaataaacacacgcatacacagacgaggcaaaaacacctggcCAGGACACGAGACACAAGAAACGAACAATATAAACAACatcttacacaaaacacacaaacaactcaCAAAACACGCCTGGTGGCCAGACACTACCActcacagaacacgaaacacccaccccgatatacacacacacacaaccgcacccTGGActtgtgaccatgaccatgttttatgtttttaatgttttaataaacaagatgaaggaaaaaaaaaaaaaaaaaacctctcccccaaaaaaaaaatgaaataataataaaacagaagttACCCTTCAGAATCCCAAAGGATTGGTTAATCCACGCCAAACATAACTAACGGCAAGGAGAGCGACCATCAgcctctgccagctcacctgagAGCTCCACCTGGGCGCGGCGCGATTAACAATcacggggggagagaggggctcGGCCACCTTGGGGTCCCAAAGGTTTATAAATTCgtggcgctgttaccacggcttgtCACGTGGCCCGCCTCTCGGCCGCCTATGGTCGTGGATCAGCGTCGGACGCGAAACTATTAACGGGgagattccaaggactgaacatcttacaaacgtgctacggactctgactcgattggctgtgattatgggagtgcactcgtgcaattgcataaggcagacacgcgaatcagaagacgagcaggatggagatgttctacggaaaaagggagaaaaaaaaataattaactcctaaaaaaaaaaaaaaaaaaaaaaaaaaaaaaaaaaaaaaaaaaaaaaaaaaaatccttcaatcaCTGCTATCttatgtttacttgcttttgttttgttcttgttcccgTTTTGTTAATTACATTCTAATATTCACCTCCTATCTATTTAACCACCATTTTCGTTGACACTCCTGTTCTGTCcgctatttctgtttttgtttttgttctgttcttgttctgtctcttatattatattatgttattattgttatcaccattttttaccacaattacttgtctatctatgtaacatgctcccttttcgttcccacccatttgcaatagtcagaccaagttgtcaagaattcactcccctcgattgaaatataatataccactttattcttttatcaagcatcactcaatcaccccatccctcatcacatctcacccatccccctctgtccctatctagattcatttctccttgatcacccattactcctcgttttatgtaacatatttttcattctgccactggagtccccccagcctcttttcttttcttgttcttgttcctgttcttagcaattaaaaacaaaatacaaaattaaaataaatacaaaacaaaatacaaaagtttaaaataataaaataaaataaaaaaatatagttaattaattccattcatttaatcataagtcaaact
This window contains:
- the LOC119569442 gene encoding uncharacterized protein LOC119569442, producing the protein MVRARETFTDDEGLERALMDGTATDPKHYGHPALSENPPTIPSDVTSSDQLPVILTLSTNPIMITQQNPENPSTCKLGRASKQSLEDTHGGKVKGKSVRSAGRLRSLLAIHRLLRKGNYAERVEVPRVPGCVMEYLP